The Citrifermentans bemidjiense Bem genome window below encodes:
- a CDS encoding DUF3124 domain-containing protein yields the protein MPCQRPIIRRCFPLVLFLCLSLSVTALAASGEVRLSRRQSVYVPVYSNVFSGPRSLPFQLAATLGIRNTDPAASLRITSIDYYDTNGRLIRRYLDKPALLGPLATRYVHLEEKDEAGGFGANFIVRWQADRVINAPVIECVMIGATSGQGISFVSPGQEIREGNR from the coding sequence ATGCCTTGCCAACGTCCGATTATTCGTCGCTGCTTCCCGCTCGTCCTGTTCCTTTGCCTGTCACTGTCTGTCACCGCATTAGCTGCCTCAGGTGAAGTCAGACTCTCCCGGAGGCAAAGCGTCTACGTCCCGGTCTACTCCAACGTCTTCAGCGGTCCGCGCAGCCTTCCCTTCCAACTGGCGGCAACGCTGGGGATCCGCAATACAGACCCGGCCGCCTCCCTGCGCATCACCTCCATTGACTATTACGATACCAATGGGAGGCTGATCCGGCGCTACCTTGACAAGCCGGCCCTCCTCGGACCGCTGGCAACGCGCTACGTCCACCTGGAGGAAAAAGACGAAGCAGGCGGCTTCGGCGCCAACTTCATCGTCAGGTGGCAGGCCGACCGCGTCATCAACGCCCCGGTCATCGAGTGCGTCATGATCGGCGCCACCTCCGGCCAGGGGATTTCCTTCGTAAGCCCGGGACAGGAGATCCGCGAGGGCAACAGGTAG
- a CDS encoding cation-translocating P-type ATPase — MSAPDNTKQQQAWHVLEVEAVLAAVASTPRGLSFEEARQRLAERGPNELVAARRISPWSVFLQQFKNVLIVILLVSAGLSAFLGHAVEAAAIAVIVLFAALLGFIQEYRAEKAIEALREMAAPEAAVVRDGKEQRVPARELVPGDMVLLRAGDRVPADLRLVDAYNLKLEESALTGESVAVEKNQGVLGDPTLSLGERSNMAYAGTAASYGRGSGVVVATGMETEFGKIAGMIAGIESGRTPLQENLDRIGKLLAKAALAGVAVIVAAGLLRGEPFVEMLIFGIALGVAVVPEALPAVVTISLALGVQRMVKRHALMRRLAAVETLGSTTVICSDKTGTLTRDEMTVRSCFVTGEFFDFSGAGYQPQGEVTQNGAAIEPPPALTLLLHGAALACDAHIEQGEDGRFIVKGDATEGALVVAAAKAGLAKADLEARYPRVDEIPFTSESKRMTTLHREGESIVAYAKGAPEVILSSCSFELSAEGERPLDQAARERIGEVSRAMAESALRVLAVARKNATDRNGAETGMTLLGLVGMIDPPRPEAAEAIRTCGEAGIRPVMITGDHPVTAAAVARELGLLTKGRAVTGAELEAMDEEQFEREVESIQVYARVAPAHKLRVVGALQKKGHVVAMTGDGVNDAPALKKADVGIAMGITGTAVSKEAAAMILTDDNFASIVAAVEEGRGIYDNIKKYLMYLLSSNAGEIGLMAGAMLLGLPLPLSAVQILYVNLATDGLPALALAVDPAEKDLMRRPPRDSSGGIFTRPVVTLILAGGAWSTLVNLILFSCARASGCSDREAMTMTFVSLVLIQFFKAYNFRSDRYSVLRSPFANRWLNLAVLWELALLLVVVYLPALQRPFGTFALTGREWLIIALAAGTIFPVLELCKWLERRGAFGKI; from the coding sequence ATGAGCGCGCCCGATAATACCAAGCAGCAGCAAGCCTGGCATGTCCTGGAGGTCGAGGCAGTCTTGGCGGCGGTGGCGTCGACACCCCGGGGCCTCTCCTTCGAGGAGGCCCGCCAGAGGCTTGCCGAGCGTGGCCCGAACGAACTCGTGGCGGCGCGCCGTATCTCCCCCTGGTCCGTCTTCTTGCAGCAGTTCAAGAACGTGCTCATCGTCATTCTGCTGGTTTCCGCCGGGCTCTCCGCTTTTCTCGGCCACGCTGTCGAGGCGGCGGCCATTGCGGTGATCGTTCTTTTCGCTGCGCTCCTTGGCTTTATCCAGGAATACCGGGCGGAAAAGGCCATAGAGGCGCTGCGCGAGATGGCCGCCCCGGAAGCGGCTGTGGTGCGCGACGGCAAGGAGCAACGGGTGCCGGCGCGCGAGCTGGTACCGGGGGACATGGTGCTTCTGCGTGCCGGAGACCGGGTTCCCGCCGACCTCCGGCTGGTCGACGCCTACAACCTGAAGCTCGAGGAATCCGCTCTTACCGGCGAATCGGTGGCGGTGGAGAAGAATCAGGGCGTACTCGGGGACCCGACCCTTTCCTTGGGCGAGCGGAGCAACATGGCGTACGCCGGGACGGCGGCAAGCTACGGCCGCGGCAGCGGTGTCGTGGTCGCCACCGGCATGGAGACCGAATTCGGCAAGATCGCCGGGATGATTGCGGGGATAGAGTCGGGGCGGACTCCCTTGCAGGAGAACCTGGACCGGATCGGAAAGCTTCTTGCCAAGGCTGCCCTGGCAGGGGTGGCGGTGATCGTGGCCGCTGGGCTTTTGCGCGGCGAGCCCTTCGTGGAGATGCTGATCTTCGGCATCGCTTTGGGTGTCGCTGTGGTTCCGGAGGCCCTTCCCGCCGTGGTCACCATATCGCTTGCCCTCGGCGTGCAGCGCATGGTGAAGCGCCACGCACTGATGCGGCGCCTCGCCGCGGTCGAAACCCTGGGGAGCACCACCGTCATCTGCTCGGACAAGACCGGAACCCTGACCCGCGACGAGATGACCGTGCGCAGCTGCTTTGTCACAGGGGAATTCTTCGACTTTTCCGGCGCGGGTTACCAGCCGCAAGGGGAGGTGACCCAAAATGGGGCGGCCATCGAGCCGCCCCCTGCTCTAACGCTCCTTTTGCATGGGGCGGCGCTCGCCTGCGACGCCCACATCGAACAGGGAGAGGACGGGCGATTCATCGTGAAGGGGGATGCCACCGAGGGGGCGCTGGTGGTGGCCGCCGCCAAGGCGGGGCTGGCTAAGGCGGACCTGGAGGCGCGCTACCCGCGGGTGGACGAGATCCCCTTCACCTCGGAGAGCAAGCGGATGACCACGCTGCACCGGGAGGGGGAATCGATCGTCGCCTACGCCAAAGGGGCGCCTGAAGTGATCCTCTCTTCGTGCAGCTTCGAGCTTTCCGCGGAAGGGGAGCGCCCCCTGGACCAGGCGGCCAGGGAGCGGATAGGCGAGGTCTCCCGCGCCATGGCCGAGTCGGCGCTCAGGGTGCTGGCTGTGGCTCGCAAAAATGCTACGGACAGGAACGGGGCGGAAACCGGGATGACCCTCTTGGGCCTCGTGGGGATGATCGACCCACCGAGGCCCGAGGCGGCCGAGGCCATACGCACCTGCGGCGAGGCCGGGATCAGGCCGGTCATGATCACCGGAGACCACCCGGTCACCGCCGCGGCCGTGGCGCGCGAGCTGGGCCTTCTCACTAAAGGGCGTGCCGTCACCGGCGCAGAGCTCGAAGCCATGGACGAAGAGCAGTTCGAGCGGGAAGTGGAGTCGATACAGGTCTACGCCCGGGTGGCCCCTGCCCACAAGCTGCGGGTGGTCGGCGCGCTGCAGAAAAAAGGGCACGTGGTCGCCATGACCGGAGACGGCGTCAACGACGCCCCGGCGCTCAAAAAGGCGGATGTCGGCATCGCCATGGGGATCACGGGGACCGCGGTCAGCAAGGAGGCCGCCGCCATGATTCTCACCGACGACAACTTCGCCTCCATCGTGGCAGCGGTGGAAGAGGGGAGGGGGATCTACGACAACATCAAGAAATACCTGATGTACCTCCTCTCCTCGAACGCAGGCGAAATAGGCCTCATGGCCGGGGCGATGCTACTGGGGCTCCCCCTGCCGCTAAGCGCGGTGCAGATACTCTACGTGAACCTCGCCACCGACGGACTTCCCGCCTTGGCCCTGGCCGTGGACCCGGCCGAGAAAGACCTGATGCGGCGCCCCCCGCGCGACTCGTCCGGCGGCATCTTCACCCGCCCTGTGGTGACGCTGATACTTGCCGGCGGGGCGTGGTCGACGCTGGTGAACCTCATTCTTTTTTCCTGCGCGCGCGCCTCGGGGTGCAGCGACCGCGAGGCGATGACCATGACCTTCGTCTCGCTGGTCCTGATCCAGTTTTTCAAGGCGTACAACTTCCGCTCCGACCGCTACTCGGTGCTGAGAAGCCCCTTCGCCAACCGCTGGCTGAACTTGGCCGTCCTCTGGGAACTGGCTCTTTTGCTGGTAGTGGTCTACCTCCCCGCGCTGCAGCGCCCCTTCGGGACCTTCGCGCTGACTGGACGGGAATGGCTTATTATCGCCCTAGCCGCCGGGACCATTTTCCCGGTGCTGGAGCTGTGCAAGTGGCTTGAGCGGCGCGGGGCTTTTGGGAAAATCTGA